DNA from Pelobacter propionicus DSM 2379:
CCAGCAGAGAACGACTCCGCCGACACAACACCCCTGTCCGGGAGAGCCCTTCCCGCCGCCATAGGGCAGCAACGCAGAGGAAGTCACCGTTGTGCCGGAGCAAATATTATGTCTTTTTTTAAATAGCGTTGACATTAAAGCATTTATACACTAATCATAAAAAATACATCAACCTGATGACGGGAGGTTCACATGAACTCGAATGGGCTGCATCTCAGAGGCCGCCAGCTTCTGGTCGACGCGCTTGTGGCGATAGCCGAACAGGGAAACCTGACCGACGCGGATATAGCACTGATCAAGGCCCATGAACTGGACGACATGGTCAAGGACAAACTGTTTCGACGCGCGGCAAGCAGCAGCGACATTGACAGGCTGTTTGACGCGATACCGCTTGCGTGGGAAGCACGGGATAACTGATCCGCCGATACGTTCGAAACCTCGCACAGCCCTCACCCCTCAGTCACACCTACTCCGCCATCCTGTTCCTGAAGATCACCACCGCCGCGACAAAGGCGATCAGAGCCGCGGCAAGCACCTGCAGCGCGAAAACGGTTGAGAAATCGCCGCCGACCAGGGCATGACGAGCGCCCTCGAACAGGGCGGTGGTGGGAAACAACCGCACCCAGGGAATCAGCCGTTCGGGATAGGAGGAGAGCGGAAAGAACAGGCCGGACATGAAGATCAGCGGCATGACCAGCACCGCCTCCACCTTGCCGATGGTCTCCGGCTTGTCCATGACGGTCCCGCTGATCACCCCGGCGCAGGAAAAGAGCGCCGAACCGGGGAGCAGGAAGGCCAGATAGGCCAGCAGGTTGGCAGGATCGAAACGGAAGGGTGTGATGGCGAAGATGACCAGGGCCACAGCCAGCCCCTTAATCAGGCCATGGCTGAAGCCGGAGAGGATCTTGGCCACCACGATTTCCCAGACGCCGATGGGAGTGACCCGGTAGGACTCCACCGTGAACTGCACCCTCCGGTGGAACCAGAGGCTCCAGACGCTTTCGTTGTAAGCGGCGTTGACAGCGGTCATGGTGATGAGCCCCGGCGCTATGAACAGGCTGTAGGGCACCCCCTCCACCAGTCCGATGTACCCCTTCATGCCGATGCCAAAGGCCAGGTACATGGTCAGTGGGTAGGCAACAATCGCCACCAGTTCCGACCAGATACTGCGCCTGAGCACCAGCATGTCCCGCCGCCAGATTGCCAGATATCCCCGCGGCATCAATTGCGCACCCCCGCACCGGTCAGGCTGATGAACACGTCTTCCAGGGTCCGCTCCTTAAGCGAGATGCGCCGCACCGCCGCGCCGCGCAGGGCCGAGACCAGCTCGGAGAGACATTCCCAACTCTCCAGCCGCACATCAACCACCCTTCCCGTCACCACCATCTCCAGCACGCATGCCATGCTTCCCAGGATTTGGGCATGACGTTCCGCCTGCTCCTCGAATTCGATCTCGTAGACCGTGCCGCCGGAGAGACGTTCCTTCAGCTCGCTGGTGGTCCCCTGGGCGATCATCCTGCCGTGGTCCATGATGGCGATGCGGTCGCAGAGGTGCTCGGTCTCCTCCAGGTAGTGGGTGGTGAGGAAGATGGTCATGCTCCCCGCCAGGGAGCGCACATACTCCCACACGGCGCGGCGGGACTGGGGATCCAGGCCGGTGGTCGGTTCGTCCAGGAAGAGCAGGCGGGGCTCGTTCAGCAGTGCCCGTGCCACCACCAGTCTGCGCTGCATCCCGCCGGAAAAGGTGTCGGGAAAGTCCCCCTGCCGCCCGGTCAGCCCCATCAGCTCCAGCAGTTCGTCGATCCGGGGACGGAAACGGCTGGCCGGCATTCCGTGCAGACGGGCATGCAGCTCCAGGTTTTCCCGCGCGGTAAGGTAGCGGTCCAGGCTGTTCTCCTGGGAAACCACGCCGATCAGGGCGCGGATTTCCCGGCCATGGCTGCGGGTATCCATTCCCTGGACAAATGCCTCGCCGCTGCTCTGACCCATGAGGGTGGTCAGGATGCGGATCAGGGTGGTCTTGCCGGCGCCGTTGGGTCCCAGCAAGCCGAAGATGGTTCCCTGTTCCACCTGCAGGTCGAAGCTGTCCAGGGCGGTCAGCCTGCCGTAGCTCTTGGTCAGTCCATGGGTGCGAAGGGCGATGGTCATGGAAAGCCTATAGCACACAACGACGGGAAAAGGCACCCCTTCCCTGCCGCGGCAAAAAATGGTTGACGCCACATTCCTCGGCTGGGTATGCTTTTGCGTCAATCTGCCAGGGAAACGGGACGAAATCATGTCACTCATGGAATGGGACGGCACCTACAGCATCGGCATCAAGGAACTGGACGACCACCATCAGCACCTGTTCATGCTGATCAATCGGGCATTCGACGGCTACAACCGGGGAATGGGCGATGCAGCAGTCAAGAAGCTGCTGGATGAATTGCTGGAGTACGCCACCTACCATTTTTCGGCGGAAGAGATGCGCATGGGTGAGGACGCCTACCCCGGAATAGAGGAGCATTACAGGCAACACAAGCTTTTTGTGAACAAGGTGGCCGAACTGATGGAACTGTACAAGGCGGTGGGAAGCAGCATCCTGACCAGCACTCTCATGTTCATGAACACCTGGCTAACCAGACATATCCTGCAGCACGACAGGGAGTACGCCCGCTACTGCCTGGAACAACCCACAGCACCAAAGAGACCCACGGCAACGGCCTGACACGCCGGATCATCTTGTACCCGCTCCGAGCAACGGATCAGGACGATATATCCCGGTGGAGCCCCCCACCTCCGACATCAGCGGTGTGGGGACCGATGACAGCGTTCTTATCAATGCCGGACTGGCAATGGCCGCAGGTCCCTCAGGCGTGGCACAATCGACCTGGCCGGCAGATTCCTTGACAGATGCCCCGCCTTTTCCTATACCTTGTCTTCATGAAGAAAATCCTGATACTGTTCGCCCATCCACGCTACGAGATCTCAAGAGCCAACCGCGCCCTGCTGGAGCCGCTCCATGACCTGGAGCAGGTCACCATCCACGACCTGTACGAACAGTACCCAAGCTTCAACATCAACAGCGCCCGGGAGCAGCAACTGCTGCTGGCACACCAGATCATCGTCTGGCAGTTTCCCTTCTACATGTACAGCGCACCGTCCATGATCAAGCAGTGGATCGATCTGGTGCTGGAGCACGGCTGGGCCCACGGCGCCGGCACCAGGGCGCTGGAAAACCGAACCATCTTCGCCACCGTCACCACCGGCGGCAGCCGCGAAAGCTACGCCCCCGACGGCTTCAACCGCCATACCATGGGAGAGTTCCTCGTCCCCTTTCAGCAGACGGCCCTTCTCTGCGGCATGCACTACCTGCCCCCCTTTCTGGTGCAGGGAACCTACCGGCTTACCGACCCGCAACTGGCGCGCTTCGTCGACCAGTACCGCGACTTGCTGATCCGCCTCTCCCAGGCACCGCCTACCCCGGGTGAGTTGTCAGGCATGGAGCGGCTCTACGACTTGAGCGCTCCCCTCCCCCCCACGCCCCATGACTGACGGCATTCTGGGACAGGCCATCGTCTACCTGGCCGCCGCTCTTCTCTGCGTGCCCCTGGCGAAACGAATCGGCATGGGCTCGGTGCTCGGCTACCTGCTGGCCGGCGTACTGATCGGCCCCTTCTGCCTCGGCTTCATCGGACATGAGGGTGAAGATATCATGCACTTCGCCGAGTTCGGCGTGGTGATGATGCTCTTCCTGATCGGTTTGGAACTGGAGCCGGCCCATTTCTGGAGAATGCGCGGCACCATCCTGGGGCTGGGAACGCTCCAGATCGTGCTGACCACCCTCGCCATGGCCCTGCCGCTCTCCCTGCTCGGTTTCAGCTGGCAGTCGGCCCTTGCCTCCGGCGTGGCGCTCTCCATGTCATCCACGGCCATCGTACTGCAGACGATGAAGGAAAAGGGGTTGACCCAGACCAGGGCCGGAACCGGAGCGTTCGCCGTGCTCCTCTTCCAGGACATTGCCGTCATCCCGATCCTCGCCCTGCTCCCCTTCCTGGCCATGGGGGGCAGCACTGCCGACGGCATGGAAAGCACGCTCCTCCAGGGACTGCCCGGCTGGATCAGGGCCAGTTCGGTCCTGGTGGCGGTGGTAGGGGTGATCATCCTCGGCCGCTACGTGATCGTCCCCTTTCTGCGCATCATCACCCGCACCAGCGTGCGGGAACTGTGCATCGCCGCGGCACTGCTGATCATCGTCGGCATCGCCTTCCTGATGAAACAGGTGGGGCTGAGCCCGGCCCTGGGCGCCTTTCTGGCCGGGGTGCTCCTGGCCAACAGCGAGTTCCGCCACGAACTGGAAAGCGATATCGAACCGTTCAAGGGGTTGCTCCTGGGGCTGTTCTTCATCGCCGTGGGGGCGTCGATCAACTTCGGGCTATTGCTGGACGACCCGGCCAGGCTGTTCCTGATGGTGCTGGCGGTCTTGCTGATCAAGGCCTGCGTGCTTCTGGCTGCGGGGAAGATCTTCCGTTTCTCCTTTGACCAGAACAGCATCTTCGCCCTGGGGCTCTCCCAGGTGGGCGAATTCGCCTTTGTGCTTTTCAGCTTCATTAACCGCCTGGGGATACTGGACTCCCCCAGGACCGACCTGTTCATGGCCGTCACCGCCATCAGCATGACCCTGACCCCGCTCCTCCTGCTGCTCAACGAGCGCTTGGTGCTCCCCCGTTTCGGGACCCTGGAGCAGGAACGGCGCCAGCCGGACCAGATCGAAAGTGTCCACCAGGTCATCATCGCCGGTTTCAACTCCTTCGGCAGCACCTTGGGGCGTTTCCTGCGGGCCAACGGCGTGGAAGCCACCATCCTGGACAACGACTCCGACCAGGTGGACCTGCTGCGCAGAATGGGTTTCAAGGTCTTCTACGGGGATGTCAGCCGCCTGGACATCCTGCGCTCGGCGGGCGCCGAACAGGCCCGTATTCTGGTTGTAGCCATCGACAACCCCTCCATGACCCTCGATCTGATCGAAAACGTGAAGAAACAGTTCCCCAACCTGACCATCATGGCCCGCGCCGGAAACAATCTGGATGCCCACGAGTTGCTGGACCTGGATGTACGCCACATCTACCGCGACTTCCTCGACACTGCCGTGCGGGCCGGGGTGGATGTGTTGGCCGCCCTGGGGCAGCGGCGCTTCAGCGCCACCCGCTCGGCCCAGGACTTCATCAGGTACGATGAGGATGCAATGGTCAGGCTGGCTCCCCACCGCCATGATCAGTCCTCCTACATCTCCAACACCAGGGAACAGATCCGGCTGCAGGAGCAACTCCTGGCAAACGACCGCGAACGCAACCGCCTGCGGCACGACCATGCCTGGGACAACACCAGCCGCGAAATGCCCGACTGAGTCTCCCCGTCCTCCCGACACCTCGGCCACACACCCCCGTGCCCCCATTGAGAGTCCACACTCCAGGCTGTTACATGAGGCATGTTCGGGACGATTTGTAATGTGGCGGCTCGGTAGTACACTTGTAGCGTTCGTTCTCATGAGACGCCGCCGGAGAGTCACCATGGATACTTGCCACACACTTCACGACATGCGCACGGCGCTGACCGAACTGGAAGAGGCGCTGTCAGGCCTCGACACCCCGGACGTGACCATTCGACAACTGGAAGAGGCGCTGCAACTGATGCGCAGGGCTCGGGCAGAGCTCCAGCCCACAGTAACCTGCACGGAAGCGCCTTTCAGGGCGCCGAAGGATGGCGGTATGGAGCGGTGCTCCACATACGACCGGGAATACCGCACCCTGCTGCCGGATGGCAAGGTGCGTTGGATCAACACCCAGGGTACGACCATCCCCAATCCCCAGGGGCATGGGCAGCCCATGACCGGCATCAGCATCGATGTCTCCGACCGCCAGCGGGCGGATGATTCGCTGCGCCGCAGCGAAGAACGCTACCGTTCCCTGGTGGAGCTTTCCCCCGACGCCGTCTTCATCAACCTCAAAAACCGCATCGTGTTCGTCAACCCGGCGGCGGTGCGCCTCTTCGGCGCCGCATCGGCCCAGCAGCTCCTGGGCAAGAGCCCCTTCGACCTGATGCACCCCGACTGCCACGACGTGATCCGTGCGCGCATTGAACAGCAACGCGCGGGCCAGATCGCACAGCTGATAGAGGAAAAGGTCCTGCGCCTGGACAGCAGCGTTATTGATGTGGAGGTTTCCGCGGCCCCGCTCAACACGGAAGAGGGAACCGCGTTCCAGGTCATCCTGCGCGATATCAGCGACCGCAAAAGAGCTGAGCAGGCCCTGGCTACGGCCAAGGAGCAGGCCGAGGCGGCCAGCCGCGCCAAGAGCGAATTTCTGGCCAACATGAGCCATGAAATCCGCAGTCCCATGAACGGCATCATGGGCATGGCACAGCTCATGGAGTACACCGAACTCACCGACGAGCAGCGGGAATACCTGAATGTGATCAGGTCATCCTCCCATGGCCTGCTCTCCCTGATCAACAACATACTCGATCTCTCCAAGATAGAAGCGGGCAAAATCGAACTAGAACGGAGTGATTTCAGCCTGCGGGCCAGCATCGACGACATCGTCAAAGCCCACCTCTCCCAGATTCACGACAAAGGGCTCACCATACGCACCGACATCCCGGCCGCCGCGCCGGACACCCTGATCGGCGACCAACTGCGCCTGAAACAGATCCTGCTCAACCTTCTGGGCAATGCCATCAAGTTCACCTGCCGGGGAGGCATCGGCATCTCGGTCGCTGTCAGCGAGCGCCGCGACGAAAGAGTCCGGCTGAGAATCGACGTAACGGACACCGGCATCGGCATCCCCACCGATGCCATGGAGAGAATCTTCAAGCCGTTTACCCAGGCCGACTCTTCCACCACGCGGCAGTACGGCGGAACCGGTCTCGGCCTCTCCATCTGCAGCCGCCTGGCGGAGTTGATGGATGGCAAGATCACAGTGGAAAGCAGGGAGGGCAGCGGCAGCACCTTCTCGGTCCATCTCCCCTTCGCGGTCAGTGGAACCGCCATGGAGCGCCGAAGTGGCGGCAGCAGCCAACGGGCGCGCGCCAGCTGGGATGGTCCGGCGTTGCACATACTGCTGGTGGATGATTATGAGATGAATCTGCTGGCTGTCACACGGCTGCTGCAGCGCCACGGTCACACCGTGGTTCCGGCTCGCGATGGCGCGGAGGCCGTGCAAAAATGGGAGCAGGAAGCATTCGACGCGATCCTGATGGATATACAGATGCCGGTCATGGACGGCATGGAGGCTACGCGGACCATCCGGCGCAGGGAAGCGGGGACCGGCAGGCACACGCCGGTTATCGCGCTTACCGGGCGTGCCCTCCAGGAGGAGCAGGACGAGATCATGGGCCAGGGTTTCGACGGTCATATCTCCAAGCCGATCCAGTTGGGCATGCTGTTCCAGGAGCTGCGCAGGTGCCTGCCGCATGCAACCAAGGAGGAGGAAACGATCCTTCCGTCAAAGGAGACTCCCTCGACCGTTGTCGACAGGCAACTACTGGCAAGGCTGCTGGGCAAGATGGAGCTCCTGCTGTCCAGCCACAATCTGGCGACCATCGATTTGCTCTCCGATATTATGAAAACAGCGCCGCCTACCGCTGCGCTGAAGATCTTCCGGGACCATCTCAAACGCTTCAATTTTGACGGGGCATTGGGCTGCCTGGACGAGCTGTACCGCGAGTTCGATATTACACGTGAGACGGGAAACTTCCATGGAGAGACAGAGAATCCTGATCGTCGATGACACCCCGGAGAACCTCCAGTTGCTCTACCGCACTCTCAGGGACGAGTATGACCTCTACGGAGCCACCAATGGCAGGGAAGCGCTCATGATCGCAGCGGCGCAGCAGCCCGACCTGATACTCCTCGATATCATGATGCCAGAGATGGATGGCTATGAAGTCTGCCGCCGACTGAAGAGCAGCGAAGAGCTCAGGGATGTGCCGGTACTGTTCCTGACGGCCCTGTCCGAGGACAGCGATGAACTGCGCGGCCTGGAGATCGGGGCGGTGGATTACATCACCAAACCGTTCAAGACCGCCGTCGTCAAACGGAGAATCGACACCCACCTCGCCCTGAAGCGCAAGACGGACCAGCTGGCCCGGAGCAATGCGGAATTGCGCGAGGCCCTTGAAAACGTAAGGGCACTGTCCGGCCTGCTGCCGATCTGTTCGAGATGCAAGAAAATCCGCGACGACCAGGGGTACTGGAAACATGTGGAAACCTATATCAGCCTGCATTCCGATGTGCTCTTCAGCCACGGCTACTGCCCGGAATGCGCCGAAAAGGCCATGGATGACCTGAAGGTCCAGATGGAGCGCTACCCTCCCCGATCCCCGTCCACGGATGAGACAGACAGGTGGTAACACCCTGTCCGTGTCCCACCCCGCACGTTCGACTGCTGTTCACGGCTAGAGGCCGTTGATACAGACAGTTCCCGTTTTTTTCTCACCGCTGTCCCCGATCTTCTGCTACATTCGCCGGACCCCATTCCCCTGTCTGGCCCTGGGCATATCCACCGCAAGCAGGGGAATACCCAGGAGAGTGACCCCTGTACCGAACGTGGAGGCGACCATGAAGCGCTCCGGATTGACTATCACCTGCATGCTGCTGTTACTGCTGCTCGTTTCGGGCCGGGTGTCGGCCGAGACCCACCAGGAGCTGGTGGAGAACTATATCGACCTGTCCGGCATGGGGGAGATGCTGCGATCGCTCCCCACCGAGATGGACGCCCTTGCCTCCCAGAGGAGCCTGACCTCCCGGCATCCCGATGTCGAGTCACGTGTCTACCGGATGGTCAGGGAGAGCTTCGACGTCCGGAAAGCCAAGCAGAGCCTCTCCGCCTACCTTCTGCACCACACGGACACATCCTATGTCGAGGACATCCTACGCTGGCTGAACACCCCCCTGGCCAGAAAAATAACCCGTGAAGAACTCAGCGCCTCGGCATCGGGGCAACAGGCAAATATGCTGCACTATCTGGCCGACCTGCAAGCAACCCCGCCACCGCAACGGAGAATCGCCCTGGTGCAGGAAGTGGAACGGGTGACGCACCTCTCCGAACTCACCACCCGTATCGTCATGGAGGTCACCAGGGGGATGATGGAGTCGATCAACCTGGCGCTTCCGGAGGGTGACCGCGAACCGCTGGACGACAACCTAGAAGAGATGGAGACCATGGGACCGGTGATCCGGGAGGGGTTCCGCCAGCAGATGATACTGACCTCGTTCTATGCCTACCGGAATATCAGCGACAAGGAGCTGGCCGACTACATCGGCTTCTACGACTCCGACCTGGGCCGCAGGGAAATCAGAATCACCGGGGACGCGCTGGGCCATGTGCTGAGGGAATGGTTCGCAGAGTTCGGCAGGAGGCTCGCCGCTGCCGCGAAAGACGAGTCCGGGAAAACCGGGCAGACACCACAGGATCCCACGCCCAAGGAGAGCACCCCATTTTGAGACTCGTCACCATTTCATGCCTGATCATGGCCAGCATCGCCGCTGGCTGCGCCCTGAAGACGCTACCAGCGGTCACCGTCAAAATACCAACCAGAACGATAGAGTACTCAAGCGAAGTCAAACCGATACTGGACAAGCGCTGCACGGTCTGCCACTCCTGCTACAATTCCCCCTGCCAGCTGAAGCTGGACTCCTTCGAGGGAGCTGACCGGGGCGCCAGCAAGCGGGCCATCTACAACGCCGCGCGCCTCACCACCATGGATCCCACCCGCCTGTTCATCGACGCCCGTACAACCGAGGAGTGGCGCAAAAAACAGTTCTTCAGCATCACCGACAGCAGCGTGGGAAATGGTCTCAATGATTCGATCATGATCCAGCTGCTCTCCCACAAGATGAAGAACCCCGCAAGCAGTGGCGAGTACCATGCCGAGGCCGATGACCTGACCTGCTCGGAAAACCGGAACGAGCTGGCAGGCTATCTGGATAAACACCCCAACAACGGCATGCCCTTCGGCTTTCCCCCCCTGAAACAGGACGAGTTCGACATCATAGCCGGTTGGCTGGTGCAGGGAGCCAGGGGACCCACCCCTGACCAGCAAGCGCAACTGGTCACCCCCAAACCAGAGGATGCCCGGGCCATCCTGCGCTGGGAATCGTTCCTCAACCAGACCGACCCAAAGCACGCCATGACCGCCCGCTACCTGTACGAGCATCTGTTCCTGGCCCACATCAACTTCGCCACCGGCAGCAACGAATTCTTCGAACTGGTCCGCTCCCGAACCGCTCCCGGACAGCCGGTGGAGGTGATACCCACGGTGCGCCCCTATGACGACCCCGGCCCGGAACCTTTCTTTTACCGCTTCCGCAAAATTCACTCCACCATCGTCCACAAGACCCACATGGTCTTCGATCTGGACGATGCCCAGTTTCAGCGGATCAACGAGCTGTTCATCCAGCCAGAGTGGTTGCAGACGCCCCACACCATGGGCTATGAGCCGGTCATGAGCGCCAACCCCTTCACGGCCTTCGAGCAGATTCCCCCCCGATCGCGCTACCAGTTCCTGCTGGACAACGCCCACTACATCATCATGACCTTCATCCACGGCCCGGTCTGCAAGGGTCAGATCGCCCTGAACGTTATCGACGACCACTTCTGGGTCATGTTCATGGACCCGGACCACGACCTGAGTGTCGCCTATCCCGGTTTCCTCAGGCTGCACGCCGGCAAGCTGCGCATGCCGATCGAAAAGGGGAGCAACCAGCACATCTTCTCGGCGCTGACCGACGAGCACCGCAAAGCGGTGATTGAATTCTACCGGGCCAGGCAGGACTACTACGCCGCCCACTACTATGCCGGGTTGGACTACGATTTCATCTGGAAGGGGAATCGGCCTGCCGATGCGCCGCTTCTGACCGTGTACCGGCATTTCAACAGCGCCTCGGTGCACCGGGGCATACTGGGCAGCCTGCCCAAGACCATGTGGGTCATCGATTACCCCCTGCTGGAGCGCATCTACTACGCCCTGGTGGCCGGCTTCGACGTGTACGGCACCGCCGGACATCAGCTTGCCATCCGGCTCTATATGGACGCGCTGCGCGTGGAAGGGGAGAGCAACTTCCTGGATTTCCTGCCCCCCGCCAAGCGCAAGGCGATCATGAAATCCTGGTACAAGGGGGTCGAGCTGAAGAAGGTGAACTACTACCCCTCGCTCCTGCCGGCCGGGATAGTGTTTACCAGCGACGACCCCAAACGGGAGTTCATCGAGCAGCTGGTGAACCGGCACCTGCTCCCCGCCAGCGGGATTGCCTTCGACCCGATCAACTATCTCCCCGCCGGGACAGCCTATCCGCAACTGCCGCACAACTACGAAAAGCGGGAGGACTATTTGCGGGCCTTCACCGCCCTCTCCCGCCCCGGAACCCCCTTCTTCTCCCTGATCAAGGAGACCGACGCCAACCTGGCCTACGTGAGAATACGGCTCAAAAACGGCAGGGATATCGCCGGATCCATCGTCATCAACCGCTGGCACGACAACGTGGCCTTCATGCTGGGGGAAGACGACAGGCTCGATGCGTCAAAGGACAGCGCCGACTTCATACCGGGGCTGATCGGTTCCTATCCCAACTATTTCGTGGATGTGCGCGAGGAGGAGCTGCCCGACTTCTTCGACCTGCTGGCCAATTTCAGCGGAAGCCGACGGGACCTGGAGCGGGTGGCACGCTACGGCGTAAACCGGGCCGACGACCGTCTCTGGGAAGCATACGACTGGTTCCAGATGCGCTTCATGAAGGATGAACCGGTCAAGGGGGGACTGTTCGACCTGAACCGCTACTTCCACCGGGCGCGCTGAACAGCCATAGTAGAGATAATGGGGAGACTTCAGACCCGGATGGAGAAGGCCTGCATCAGGGCCTGCCTCTCCTCCGAGGTTACCGGCTGGGAGAGTGTCCGTGCGTCCTGGGCTCTGTTCTCCCCCGGCTGGACGGACGAGATGGTCACGCTGTCTTCGACTTCCGTCGCGGTCGGTTGAGCCGCCGCCAGTTTCTTGGCGCGTTCGCCATCCCTTGCGGCCCACCGCTTCATCCGCTGGTACTCCGCCGATAGCGGCGAAGAAATGATCTTCAGTTTTGTTGGTGACATGATCTCCCCAAGGCATTGCATGCGTCCCGTTTCGGGCGGCGCAGAGCATGCTCCATGAATATGCAGGCAATGTGGAGATAAAGAGGAAATCGGCGCCCGGTGGCGGAGCAGCCGATACCAGTTGGAATTTCAGGGCGCTTGACACCCCCTCCTGGTTTTACGACTTCCATACCAGTCTGATTGCGGCGGCGCAGAAACAGGCCAGCGACAACCAGCCAGCAACGGGATGGGCCATCCCCCGCAGGTAGAAGGCCAGGGCCACCAGCAGGGCGACCCAGGCCAGCTGTCGCAGCCAGACCTGCACGGGGCGCACCAGGGCGCGGCGGTCCTCGTCGGTCAGGCGTACGATCAATTCACCCTGCTGCAGGGTGTCCACCAGATGACGGGCCCTGACCATGGTCAGCGGCAACTGGGCCAGTTCGTGCACCACCACCCCCCACAGGCTGTCGCGCTCGCCCAGGGCGCGGGTCAGGTTGGCCTTGAGGATAGGCAGTACATCCTTGATGCCATTGAAGTTCTCGATATAACGGGTGCCCAGCCCCTCGATGATAGAGCTTGCCCGCATGACATAGATGATCTCCTGGGGCAGTTTAAAGGGGTACTCTTTCAGGGTTTCCATCACGCCGAAGGCCAGCTCCTGCATGGAGGTGGCCTTCAGGTGCTCGTTGTCGAAGATGCTGAAGAGATCTTCCGTCAATCCGGTCAACTCCTCACGGGGGGCGTTGTCGGTAATGATTCCCAGCTTGCGGGCCGCATGTACCAGCATTTCAAAATCCCGCTCGCCGGCGGCCTTGACCACATTGATCATGGCCAGACGGGTGGCGTTGGAGATCCTGCTGACCATGCCGAAATCAAGCAGCACCAGTTCCCCCCCCGGGGTAACCAGCAGATTGCCCGGATGCGGGTCGGCATGGAAGAGCCCCTTGACCAGCATCTGCTCGGTGTAGAACAGCACCAGCTTTTCCATCAGCCCCTCGAAGGGGATATTCAGGCGGCTCAACCCTTCCCGGTCGTCGAAGCGCACCCCCTCCTCGAAACTCATCACCAACGCATCGCGCGAGCAGTAGTCGGGCCAGGGAACGGGCAGTCGAACAGACGAAGCGGCATAGATCTGACGGAACCGCTCCAGGTTGGAAAGTTCGACCCGCATGTCCACCTCCTGCAGGATGGTACGACGGAACGCCGCCAGCACCGCTTCGATGGAGTTGCGGGTGTATTCAGAAAACAATGGCTGCAGCAGGGCCAGAACCCACCCCAGCAGGCGAATGTCCTCGCGCACCACCAGTTCGATCCGGTTGCGCAACAGCTTGACCGCCACCAGTTCGCCATTGTGCAGTCGGGCGCGGTGAACCTGGCCGATGGAGGCGCATGCCAAGGGTTCCTGGTCGAAGCTGCCGAAACAGTCCCCCTTGCCGAAAGCCCGGCCAAAGACCTCCTGAAAATCCTGGCGCGGCATGGGCGAGAGCTGGTCATGCAGCTGCTGCAGGGCCCGCAGGTAGCTTGCGTCGAAGAAATCCGCCCTGGTGGCCAGCACCTGGGCCAGCTTGATGAAGCTGGCTCCCAGCCCTTCGATGGCCGCCACCAGCACTCCCGGCGC
Protein-coding regions in this window:
- a CDS encoding ABC1 kinase family protein translates to MSRLLLLIRLYHPARIYTVFRVLLTIFLLIRRRPDWLGMGPLAPGVLVAAIEGLGASFIKLAQVLATRADFFDASYLRALQQLHDQLSPMPRQDFQEVFGRAFGKGDCFGSFDQEPLACASIGQVHRARLHNGELVAVKLLRNRIELVVREDIRLLGWVLALLQPLFSEYTRNSIEAVLAAFRRTILQEVDMRVELSNLERFRQIYAASSVRLPVPWPDYCSRDALVMSFEEGVRFDDREGLSRLNIPFEGLMEKLVLFYTEQMLVKGLFHADPHPGNLLVTPGGELVLLDFGMVSRISNATRLAMINVVKAAGERDFEMLVHAARKLGIITDNAPREELTGLTEDLFSIFDNEHLKATSMQELAFGVMETLKEYPFKLPQEIIYVMRASSIIEGLGTRYIENFNGIKDVLPILKANLTRALGERDSLWGVVVHELAQLPLTMVRARHLVDTLQQGELIVRLTDEDRRALVRPVQVWLRQLAWVALLVALAFYLRGMAHPVAGWLSLACFCAAAIRLVWKS